AACGTTGCGGGGATCGACCACGTGGGCCTGGGCTCGGACTACTACGATGCCGGAGGACCTTCCATGGCGGAGGGGCTCGACGACATCACCCGGTTTCCCGCCCTTCTCGCCGAGCTTCTCGTGCGCGGCTACACCGATGACGAGGTAAAGAAGGTCGCGGGGCTCAATCTCCTGCGGGCGATGCGTGAGATGGAACGAGTCGCCGGCGAGCTTCAGCGCGAGCGCTCGCCCGGTCTATCCGAGCTGTCCCCGGTACGGGCGCGATGAACCGAGCGTCGAAACGCTCTCGGGCTGAATCGAGCTCGATCTGTGGAGCTCGCCCGATCTCGAATTTGACTTGAAGCGACAACGTGATTACGATGTAATCACCATGGGAGTTGAGGGGCGAATGAAAACCCGACTCGTCAGGATAGGTAACTCACGAGGGATTCGTCTTCCCAAGCCGCTCATCGAGCAGGCGGGTCTTTCCGAAGAGGTTGAGCTCGAAGTTCGCGAGGGAGAAATAGTAATCACCCGACCAGGAAGTCCTCGAGAGGGGTGGGCAGAGGCCGCCCAGGCCCTCGCCGATCGGAGAGAGGATACGTTAACCGACGAGTCGATTCCCACCCACTTCGATCTCGACGAGTGGCATTGGTGACGTGTCTGAAGTCCGACGCGGCCAGGTCTTCCTGATCGCGCTGGACCCAACGCTAGGGCGTGAGATCAAGAAAACGCGACCTTGTGTCGTCGTCTCACCCGACGAGCTCAACGCTCATGTCTCGACGTACATCGTGGCGCCCCTGACAACCGGAAGCCATGATTATCCGTTTCGCATTCCGTGCCGGTTCCAGGGCAAGGCGGGACATATCGTTCTCGATCAGATCCGCACCGTGGATCGCGCGCGTTTGGTCAAGAGGCTGGGAGGCCTGTCCTCCCAAGCTTTGGAAAAGGCGCTCCAAGTGCTCCAAGAGATGTTCGCGCCCTAAGGTCTCCGGCGTAAAGCGCCGATCTCCTTTTCGATTTCTCCTTCGGTTATTTTGTCCGTTCCTTTCCGCACGGACTCTCTTTGGATCTTGTCGAGCGCCCTCAGCGCTCGAGCTCTCTCGATGGCATCGAGCTCGTCCTCGAACGTCCCCTCGTCGACGCCCGTGAGGATGGCGATCGGTCGCCCATTGGCAGTGATGACGATGTCACGTTCCCGCTTCGCAAGCTTCCAGACCTCGCCCGGTCTCAGTCGCAGCTCTCGAACCGAAACGAACTTCATACTTATCGGCCTTCAATAATGCCGCAATCATCCTACATTATGGCTACATATGGCGTCGCCCTTGTGCGCCCTTAGAAGAATTACCCTTGGGACCGCTCTACTCTTCGTTTCCGATCGACTCATGAGCGTCACGGATAGGTGCGAGCGTTGCCCTCAGCGATTCGCGGGGAACCGAATCGAGATAACGCCCGACGATCCATCGAAAGCCAAGGGGGACCGAGCGGCTGAGGCTGACCGACTCGCACTCGACGAGGACACCCCCGTCTTCTTCTTTGAATCGCCAGTAAGAGTTCAGACGCCAAAGAAAGCCGCGATCCTCCGCGATCGACTTCTCCCTTTCCGCTTCGGTCCCCGCCGCGGCGAGCTCGGCGATTCGCGTGGAGTAGCTCCTGCTCGTAACGCGTCCCTCGGCCTGCCGTCGGAACCGGACGGTATGCTCGGTGTTGTAGTAGACGGTGACGATCTTCTTGCGACGCAGGCGCAGATAGATGGAGAACTCATCTCCGTCGTGCGACACGAGCCGTGACGCTTCCACTTCGTCGAAGTAGCGATGATGCTCGTCGTAATCCTGAATCCATCGCACCAGCTCGTCGAGACCTACCCCGGGGACGAACACGCCACCGACCCAGTGGTGCACCATGCCATCGGGAACGTCGATCGGACTGCCGTCTCCATCGGTGGTGACGAGCTTCGCCGTGTAGACGTCTCCTTCGCTTACCACGCGCCCGGCCTCTTCCGCCTGGGCGGGTGGCAGAAAGTCCTGGACGAGGAAGCCGTCGTCGGATTCGAGCTCGTCCTCGATACGTCGCTCGGTCAGCTCCACGTAGCGGTCGAATGCCCGAAGCGTCTCGCGGTGGAGCGTAGCGGCGTCCACGCTCACGGCGATCCAAGCCCCCACCACGCAACCCAATGCCTTTTTCATGTCCTCTTGTCCTAGCCTTTGACTCGCTCCACGTCCGGAGGAAGATCGATCTCGAATACTCCTTCGGGGAGCTCGCCGTCGACCTCGATCTCGGTCAGCGTGATCGTGATGACGCTCTCATTGGCCTCGCGGCAGCTCTGTCGGGCGGGAAGACCGCTTCGAACGTCGAGCCACAGATCGATCTGCTGACAGTGCACCTCGGCGCCGGCCTTCGCCTCGAACCGAAGGTGGGTCCCGCCGAGCTGTTCGACCGTATAGTCGCGTTCGAGCTGGCGCGCCGCATCGGACGAGCCCGTGAGAAGCCCGGAGAACAAGGCCTTCTTACCGCCTC
This DNA window, taken from Vicinamibacteria bacterium, encodes the following:
- a CDS encoding AbrB/MazE/SpoVT family DNA-binding domain-containing protein yields the protein MKTRLVRIGNSRGIRLPKPLIEQAGLSEEVELEVREGEIVITRPGSPREGWAEAAQALADRREDTLTDESIPTHFDLDEWHW
- a CDS encoding type II toxin-antitoxin system PemK/MazF family toxin, with translation MGDVSEVRRGQVFLIALDPTLGREIKKTRPCVVVSPDELNAHVSTYIVAPLTTGSHDYPFRIPCRFQGKAGHIVLDQIRTVDRARLVKRLGGLSSQALEKALQVLQEMFAP
- a CDS encoding type II toxin-antitoxin system prevent-host-death family antitoxin, which produces MKFVSVRELRLRPGEVWKLAKRERDIVITANGRPIAILTGVDEGTFEDELDAIERARALRALDKIQRESVRKGTDKITEGEIEKEIGALRRRP
- a CDS encoding outer-membrane lipoprotein carrier protein LolA: MTAVLFSVLVVAQALEVDLFARMRARQQEVARLSAAVEQVKSYPQLGIDDPAERGRLYLERSRRGETKVRLEIIIPETRILIASNGGYLLYQPRIKQAVEGALSGGGKKALFSGLLTGSSDAARQLERDYTVEQLGGTHLRFEAKAGAEVHCQQIDLWLDVRSGLPARQSCREANESVITITLTEIEVDGELPEGVFEIDLPPDVERVKG